One Brassica oleracea var. oleracea cultivar TO1000 chromosome C7, BOL, whole genome shotgun sequence genomic window carries:
- the LOC106305206 gene encoding putative B3 domain-containing protein REM4: MVDPVMASSTKKPIFILDLSGQNSNPMIPDSFVSNHLKGNIQSTKLKLTSDASDRTWEVELDGQRFARGWKHFSDHHCVRSDDVLSFRQDGDMVFHVTPFGRRFTQQIQFISSTSEASDDDDEHNIFDDDVYDDEDIGDEDVGYDDDATSEEELYPNKTLSKKRARTETECSSENTYLVAHATPSSLNRNHMYLPSKFARANGLNNRQCEIDLRNEHGKSWTLDLTHHKSTGQAFVRNGWTSFCKANGIKAESFRRFKFVQTGTKPVLQLCPNTEGDDEIEAEDCSEPASMNQNKIVALELKPYMFKSGRVRVPASFGRANGINEAGKITIVNKDGIEWKLHLGNMKGRELFYIRGLRNCFVANGIKKIGDSFTLEAIRGGPNPILKICSKEASCDGYKTPQPRMIQASRDEEEKETKVQKKARVSAVGGPSHRTRASNRSSAGPSNLQPKQPPQPCSTSDQVAKVKQSVVDALTDVRQFRSELEVKERNLEAALLEIDVLGEKIMGISKLFNINQV, translated from the exons ATGGTGGATCCAGTTATGGCTTCCTCAACCAAGAAACCAATCTTCATCTTAGATCTGTCCGGACAAAACTCAAACCCT ATGATTCCTGATTCCTTTGTTTCGAATCACTTAAAGGGTAACATTCAGTCTACAAAACTGAAACTTACTTCAGATGCTTCGGACAGAACATGGGAAGTTGAGTTGGATGGTCAGAGATTCGCCCGTGGATGGAAACACTTCTCTGATCACCACTGTGTACGAAGCGACGACGTTTTGAGCTTCAGGCAGGACGGTGACATGGTCTTCCACGTTACACCGTTCGGACGCAGATTCACTCAGCAGATTCAGTTCATCTCGTCTACCTCTGAAGCTTCTGATGATGATGATGAACACAATATCTTTGATGATGATGTTTATGATGATGAAGATATTGGTGATGAAGATGTTGGTTATGATGATGATGCGACATCGGAAGAGGAACTGTATCCAAATAAAACTTTGTCGAAGAAGAGAGCAAGAACAGAAACAGAATGTTCATCCGAAAACACTTATCTTGTTGCGCACGCCACACCTTCAAGCCTAAACCGAAACCATATG TATCTTCCAAGCAAATTTGCGAGGGCAAATGGTCTGAACAACAGACAGTGTGAGATCGATCTAAGGAACGAACATGGAAAGTCTTGGACTCTTGATCTTACACACCACAAATCAACTGGTCAAGCATTTGTCCGTAATGGCTGGACAAGTTTCTGCAAGGCAAATGGGATCAAAGCCGAATCTTTTCGTAGATTCAAATTTGTCCAAACCGGAACAAAACCTGTGCTACAGTTGTGTCCCAACACTGAAGGTGATGATGAGATTGAAGCCGAAGACTGCTCAGAGCCTGCTTCAATGAATCAGAACAAGATCGTGGCATTAGAACTTAAACCTTACATGTTTAAGTCAGGTCGAGTT CGAGTACCTGCATCATTCGGAAGAGCTAATGGGATCAATGAAGCGGGAAAGATAACTATAGTGAACAAAGATGGAATAGAGTGGAAGTTACATCTAGGTAACATGAAGGGACGTGAGCTATTCTACATTAGAGGTTTAAGAAATTGTTTTGTAGCCAATGGTATAAAGAAAATTGGTGATTCCTTCACACTAGAAGCTATCAGAGGAGGACCTAATCCTATTCTCAAGATCTGCTCCAAG GAAGCATCATGTGATGGCTATAAGACTCCACAGCCAAGGATGATTCAAGCGTCACGAGATGAAGAAGAAAAGGAAACTAAAGTACAAAAGAAAGCTCGAGTTTCTGCAGTAGGAGGACCATCTCACCGTACTAGGGCATCAAACAGATCTAGTGCTGGTCCATCAAACTTGCAGCCCAAGCAACCTCCTCAACCTTGCTCTACCTCTGATCAAGTAGCAAAGGTGAAGCAGAGTGTCGTGGATGCTTTAACCGATGTAAGACAGTTTCGGTCAGAGCTCGAGGTGAAGGAACGTAATCTAGAAGCTGCGCTGCTGGAAATTGATGTGTTAG GGGAAAAGATAATGGGAATCAGCAAACTCTTCAACATCAATCAAGTCTAA